One window from the genome of Xenorhabdus bovienii SS-2004 encodes:
- a CDS encoding autotransporter outer membrane beta-barrel domain-containing protein, which yields MNKRYRIFQQIPVAGRLSVKTESRILFRAVACCLAAVSASAFAGSYNDPGRLNDPASWRTSEFRADWGLGAIHADEAYARGYTGKGIKLGIFDQPVYTKHPEFMSPDKVITLATSGIREYTDPYIKVKKGDKFNYNGTPTVGSSGKLGAHGTHVGGTAAGIRDGEKMHGVAYNAQIISADNGDPGPEDGIILGNDGGVYQAGWNALIGSGARIINNSWAIGITKKFTLGGYNPAYPHFTVADARKQFDEIKLILGTKPGGAYQGAIDAARGGIVTIFAAGNDGNLNNPDAMSGLAWFVPEIAPNWLTVASLQQDLKSTNSVPYSISYFSSRCGYTASLCVSAPGSHIYSAIISGTGMDNLTTGYAHYDGTSMAAPHAAGSIAVLMERFPYMAGDQIASVLRTTATDMGEPGIDALYGWGMINLGKAIHGPGMFYTAEDIPQAFRIPDPDGVAYGSSQFIADISGIGTVLDKGKPTERICDSQQCAQDIWSNDISGHGGLTKQGSGTLILAGKNTYSGPTLVRQGLLDINGELTSSVSVLESGVLGGNGTIGALSVQRGGTVAPGNSVGTLNVSRDVAFEAGSHYAVEIAADGRSDHIQAAGRAQLRGGDVAVSLENSANLLSRNEVRSLIGQQYRILSAKQGINGRFDQVAPNYFFLGTRLSYQPDEVTLHVGRNNTAFADVAKTPNERAVAAAADTLSVGNPVYESILSFTSVDQARQAFSRLDGQIHSDITSSLVNDSRYLRDTLNTRLSQAEGRASSSDIREDDNGAWARLLGAWSHASGTNNSTGYQASTYGVLLGFDAPTDAYSRLGIATGYTRTSLDGGYDSSADSNNYHLALYGDRQFGDLALRVGGGYTWHRIDTARSVSYGSQFDSQSAKYSGRTAQLFAEAAYNLPAGSVNFEPFVNLAYVGFRNNGINENGAAAALHGDKQHTEAKLSTLGLRANHSWQAMGGTSVALQGELGWQHQYGDRERVTSLAFRGSDTSFVTRSVPASRDGLVLKANAEMTASDNVSLTLGYSGLLSSSHQDNSVHAGFNWRF from the coding sequence ATGAATAAGCGATACAGAATATTCCAGCAGATTCCGGTTGCTGGGCGTTTGTCGGTCAAAACCGAGTCACGTATCCTTTTCCGTGCCGTGGCCTGCTGTCTGGCTGCCGTCAGCGCGAGTGCATTTGCGGGGAGTTATAATGATCCTGGCAGGCTGAATGATCCTGCCAGCTGGCGTACCAGTGAGTTCCGAGCTGACTGGGGGCTTGGCGCTATTCATGCTGACGAGGCTTATGCCCGTGGCTATACCGGTAAGGGGATCAAACTAGGGATATTCGATCAGCCGGTTTATACCAAGCACCCTGAATTTATGAGTCCGGATAAGGTGATCACCCTTGCCACCTCGGGGATCCGTGAATATACCGATCCCTATATTAAAGTGAAAAAAGGGGATAAATTTAATTATAATGGCACACCGACCGTAGGTTCATCCGGTAAGCTGGGGGCGCACGGCACTCACGTTGGCGGTACTGCGGCCGGTATCCGGGATGGCGAGAAGATGCATGGTGTAGCCTATAATGCACAAATCATCAGTGCCGATAATGGTGATCCTGGCCCTGAAGACGGCATCATCTTAGGTAACGATGGCGGCGTGTATCAGGCCGGCTGGAATGCGTTGATCGGGAGTGGCGCCCGTATTATTAACAACAGTTGGGCGATTGGTATTACCAAAAAATTTACACTGGGAGGCTATAACCCAGCCTATCCACACTTTACTGTAGCAGACGCCCGGAAGCAGTTTGATGAAATTAAATTGATTCTGGGGACAAAACCGGGTGGTGCGTATCAGGGCGCAATTGATGCCGCACGTGGAGGGATTGTGACGATTTTTGCTGCCGGTAACGATGGCAATCTGAATAATCCGGATGCCATGTCTGGTCTGGCTTGGTTTGTCCCGGAGATCGCCCCGAACTGGCTGACGGTTGCCAGCTTGCAGCAGGATCTTAAGAGCACTAACAGTGTGCCTTATTCCATCAGTTATTTCTCCTCTCGATGCGGCTATACCGCCAGTTTATGTGTCAGCGCGCCCGGCAGTCATATCTACAGCGCAATCATCAGTGGAACGGGCATGGATAATCTGACGACTGGCTACGCTCACTACGACGGGACTTCTATGGCCGCCCCTCATGCTGCCGGGAGTATTGCCGTGTTGATGGAACGTTTTCCGTACATGGCGGGGGATCAGATCGCATCCGTGCTTCGCACCACCGCCACCGACATGGGTGAACCGGGTATCGATGCGCTTTACGGCTGGGGGATGATTAATCTCGGCAAAGCGATACACGGCCCCGGTATGTTCTATACCGCAGAAGATATTCCACAGGCTTTCCGTATCCCTGATCCCGACGGTGTGGCCTATGGCAGTAGCCAGTTTATTGCGGATATTTCCGGTATTGGGACTGTACTCGATAAAGGCAAACCGACCGAGCGTATCTGTGATAGCCAGCAGTGTGCGCAGGATATCTGGAGCAATGATATCAGTGGTCACGGTGGACTCACCAAGCAGGGGAGCGGAACGCTTATTCTTGCTGGTAAGAACACCTATTCAGGGCCAACGTTGGTCAGACAGGGGTTATTAGATATCAACGGTGAACTGACCTCCTCAGTTTCGGTACTGGAGAGCGGTGTGCTCGGTGGTAATGGCACTATCGGCGCACTCAGCGTGCAACGCGGTGGTACGGTTGCACCGGGTAACTCTGTCGGCACTCTCAATGTTTCCCGCGACGTTGCTTTTGAAGCCGGTTCTCATTACGCCGTTGAAATCGCTGCTGACGGACGCAGTGATCATATTCAGGCGGCTGGCCGTGCACAGCTTCGCGGCGGTGACGTTGCCGTTTCCCTCGAAAACAGTGCTAATCTTCTTTCCCGCAATGAGGTACGCAGTTTAATTGGTCAACAGTACCGTATCCTCAGCGCAAAACAGGGCATCAACGGCCGTTTTGATCAGGTAGCCCCGAACTACTTCTTCCTTGGTACCAGACTGTCGTATCAGCCTGATGAGGTTACGCTCCATGTCGGGCGTAATAATACCGCTTTTGCGGATGTGGCTAAAACGCCAAACGAGCGCGCTGTGGCCGCAGCAGCGGATACACTCAGTGTTGGCAATCCGGTTTACGAGAGTATCCTGAGTTTTACTTCTGTGGATCAAGCTCGTCAGGCCTTCAGTCGGCTTGATGGGCAGATCCATTCTGATATTACCTCCTCGCTGGTCAATGACAGCCGTTATCTGCGTGATACCCTGAATACTCGTCTAAGTCAGGCTGAAGGCCGTGCTTCATCGTCCGATATCCGCGAAGATGATAATGGTGCATGGGCACGTCTGCTCGGTGCGTGGAGTCACGCTTCGGGTACGAATAACAGTACGGGTTATCAGGCTTCCACTTACGGTGTACTGCTCGGATTTGATGCGCCTACTGATGCTTACAGCCGTCTGGGTATCGCGACCGGCTACACCCGTACCTCCCTTGATGGTGGCTACGACTCCAGTGCTGACAGCAATAACTACCACCTCGCCCTCTATGGTGACCGTCAGTTCGGTGATCTGGCACTGCGTGTCGGCGGTGGATACACTTGGCATCGCATTGATACTGCTCGTTCCGTCAGCTACGGCAGCCAGTTCGATAGTCAGAGTGCTAAATACAGTGGCCGTACGGCACAGTTGTTCGCAGAGGCTGCGTACAATCTGCCTGCCGGGTCAGTGAACTTTGAACCATTCGTGAATCTCGCCTATGTCGGCTTCCGCAATAATGGCATTAACGAGAATGGTGCGGCAGCGGCGCTCCACGGTGATAAACAGCACACCGAGGCCAAGCTCTCCACACTGGGGCTGCGTGCGAACCACAGTTGGCAGGCAATGGGAGGAACTTCGGTTGCTTTACAGGGTGAATTAGGCTGGCAGCATCAGTATGGTGATCGTGAACGGGTTACTAGTCTGGCGTTTCGCGGCAGCGACACCAGTTTTGTGACCCGCAGTGTTCCGGCCTCTCGCGATGGCTTGGTGCTGAAGGCCAATGCGGAGATGACAGCCAGTGATAACGTGTCATTGACGCTTGGTTACAGCGGGTTGCTATCCAGCAGCCATCAGGACAACAGCGTTCACGCAGGTTTTAACTGGCGGTTCTGA
- a CDS encoding GNAT family N-acetyltransferase yields MSNKYFGDIKLRPIEHDNDVQAVVDVWFNTSIKCHAFVSEDFWHSCKTDMKEIYIPNSETVVATINNEVVGFISLLDNILASIFILPEYQNRGIGLQLLNHAFEVRNSLTLNVYEKNTNARKFYASQGFEEKEQGIDEHTGEPEITMVWNRS; encoded by the coding sequence ATGAGTAATAAATATTTTGGTGATATAAAACTGAGACCTATCGAGCATGACAATGATGTACAGGCGGTAGTCGATGTTTGGTTCAATACTTCGATTAAGTGTCATGCATTTGTATCAGAAGATTTTTGGCACTCATGTAAAACGGATATGAAGGAAATTTATATTCCGAATTCTGAGACAGTTGTCGCGACGATAAACAACGAAGTCGTCGGTTTTATTAGTCTTCTTGACAATATTCTGGCCTCAATTTTTATACTTCCTGAGTACCAAAACCGAGGGATCGGGTTACAATTGTTAAATCATGCATTTGAAGTCCGTAATTCTTTAACACTAAATGTCTATGAAAAAAATACCAACGCTCGAAAGTTTTATGCAAGCCAGGGTTTTGAAGAAAAAGAGCAGGGTATTGATGAACATACCGGTGAGCCTGAAATTACCATGGTATGGAACCGTTCATAG
- a CDS encoding TIGR00645 family protein — MERFLENIMYASRWLLAPVYFGLSLALLALAVKFFQEIIHILPHIFSIAESDLILTLLSLIDMALVGGLLVMVMFSGYENFVSTLDIYEHKEKLSWLGKMDATSLKNKVAASIVAISSIHLLRIFMDAKNIPDNKLMWYVIIHLTFVMSAFVMGYLDKLTRHKH, encoded by the coding sequence ATGGAACGCTTTCTCGAAAACATAATGTATGCCTCCCGCTGGCTGCTTGCCCCAGTTTATTTTGGTTTGTCACTGGCACTGCTTGCCCTTGCCGTTAAGTTCTTTCAGGAAATTATTCATATCCTGCCGCATATCTTTTCCATTGCTGAATCCGACCTGATCCTGACACTACTTTCTCTGATTGATATGGCGTTGGTTGGCGGGCTGCTGGTGATGGTCATGTTTTCTGGTTATGAAAACTTTGTTTCAACTCTGGATATCTACGAACACAAAGAGAAATTGAGCTGGCTGGGGAAAATGGATGCCACTTCTCTCAAAAATAAAGTAGCGGCCTCAATTGTTGCTATCTCATCCATTCACTTACTGCGTATCTTTATGGATGCCAAAAATATTCCGGACAATAAACTGATGTGGTATGTCATTATCCATCTGACTTTTGTGATGTCCGCATTTGTTATGGGCTATCTTGATAAGCTTACCCGCCACAAGCACTAA
- a CDS encoding HpcH/HpaI aldolase/citrate lyase family protein: MKPIPSPHQLGATLYIPATRQGIAEIVLHNKIPGLRSLVICLEDAVSDQDIPAAIENLDGVLQSLAGADISSSHTERDYPLIFIRPRNEEMGRYLVDNVNLSAVDGLVLPKFTRASLAGWWNIVGSTHLSMMPTLETEEVFDSRQLNQLADSLKAHPCYKRIIALRIGGNDLMNVISLRRSRDFTLYEGPMGYVIKMLVTIFAARGFSLTAPVCEHIDDLRLLEKELVLDIAHGLVGKTAIHPGQIEYIQRALMVNGHDYADALRILNSSQAVFKSQGTMCEPATHRRWAVNILDRAKYYGIAPEFNEESCKTFNLF; this comes from the coding sequence ATGAAACCGATCCCTTCCCCACATCAACTTGGTGCAACGCTGTACATTCCGGCCACTCGTCAAGGTATTGCAGAAATTGTACTACACAATAAAATTCCCGGTCTGCGTTCTCTGGTGATCTGCCTGGAAGATGCCGTCAGTGATCAGGATATTCCCGCCGCTATTGAGAATCTTGACGGTGTACTACAATCACTGGCGGGAGCTGATATCTCTTCTTCCCATACAGAGCGTGACTACCCCCTGATTTTTATCCGCCCCCGCAATGAAGAGATGGGACGTTATCTGGTAGACAACGTTAACCTCAGCGCCGTTGATGGGCTGGTTCTGCCGAAATTTACCCGCGCTTCATTAGCTGGCTGGTGGAATATCGTGGGTTCGACCCATCTCAGCATGATGCCAACGCTGGAAACCGAAGAAGTCTTTGATTCCCGGCAGCTGAATCAGCTAGCGGACAGTCTTAAAGCCCATCCCTGTTATAAGCGTATTATCGCCCTGCGCATTGGCGGCAATGATCTGATGAACGTGATATCCCTGCGGCGTTCGCGTGACTTCACCTTATATGAGGGGCCAATGGGATATGTGATAAAAATGCTGGTGACTATTTTTGCTGCGCGGGGTTTCTCCCTGACTGCACCTGTTTGCGAGCATATCGATGATTTGCGGTTGCTTGAGAAAGAACTGGTATTGGATATTGCTCATGGTCTTGTGGGGAAAACGGCCATCCATCCGGGGCAGATTGAATATATCCAGCGGGCGTTGATGGTCAATGGGCATGATTATGCGGATGCTCTGCGTATCCTCAATTCCAGTCAGGCTGTATTCAAGTCTCAGGGAACGATGTGTGAGCCTGCTACCCATCGACGTTGGGCTGTGAATATCCTCGACCGGGCGAAATACTATGGTATTGCGCCTGAATTCAATGAAGAAAGCTGTAAAACTTTTAATTTGTTTTGA
- a CDS encoding cysteine protease StiP family protein — MNSFPLFSGSYAPDDVQFLLKPVQIEMTPVDIKEQLIQSGVRHYSEMLSQEPEPTPYHLDLFDRALEQGAIRLATEVVMLANALISRFGDTPIVLVSLVRAGVPLGVMLHQTLRKMGRQSYHYGISIIRDRGIDSTALSYIEQQHGTDGLVFVDGWTGKGAIMAELSRSLAGRSGYSGIPRLVVLADPCGCSWLAASDDDWLIPFGIMGAPVSGLISRSIWREEGMHGCVQCDHLSEFECSRLLVDTVADCRDRLDLGTIPVVDWQPQEKISLLELSKTVISTLTEVYRVDSINRIKPGIAEATRAVLRRVPEHVLVRSQYDPDVALLVHLARQKNVVITEVGDLIGQYRAVTIIKKVA; from the coding sequence ATGAATAGCTTTCCCCTTTTTTCTGGTTCATATGCTCCTGACGATGTCCAGTTTCTGCTAAAACCCGTCCAGATTGAGATGACACCGGTTGATATCAAAGAGCAGCTTATTCAGTCTGGCGTTCGTCACTATTCAGAGATGTTGAGTCAAGAGCCAGAGCCAACACCTTATCATCTTGATTTATTTGACAGAGCGCTTGAACAAGGTGCAATTCGTCTGGCGACCGAAGTGGTGATGCTCGCCAATGCGTTGATATCACGCTTTGGTGATACGCCGATAGTGTTGGTGAGTCTGGTCAGAGCAGGGGTTCCTCTGGGGGTGATGTTGCACCAGACACTCAGAAAAATGGGCAGGCAATCTTATCACTATGGCATCAGCATTATACGGGATCGCGGTATCGACAGTACGGCGCTGTCGTATATTGAGCAGCAACATGGCACGGATGGGCTGGTGTTTGTGGATGGCTGGACAGGTAAGGGCGCAATTATGGCTGAATTATCCCGTTCTCTGGCGGGTCGGTCTGGCTATTCAGGCATCCCCCGTCTGGTGGTACTGGCCGATCCTTGTGGATGTTCATGGCTGGCGGCCAGTGATGATGATTGGCTCATTCCCTTTGGCATTATGGGAGCGCCTGTATCGGGTCTGATATCACGTTCGATCTGGCGTGAGGAAGGAATGCACGGCTGTGTGCAATGTGACCACCTGAGTGAGTTTGAATGTAGTCGTCTGCTGGTGGATACCGTTGCTGATTGTCGCGATCGCTTGGATCTGGGTACGATACCGGTGGTGGATTGGCAGCCGCAGGAAAAGATATCTTTGCTGGAATTGAGCAAAACCGTGATCTCAACCCTTACCGAAGTGTACCGGGTCGACAGCATTAATCGCATCAAGCCGGGCATTGCAGAAGCGACCCGTGCGGTATTGCGGCGCGTTCCGGAACATGTACTGGTTCGATCTCAATATGATCCTGATGTTGCTCTGCTGGTTCATCTGGCACGTCAGAAAAACGTCGTTATTACTGAAGTCGGCGATCTGATAGGACAATATCGCGCCGTGACTATCATTAAGAAGGTAGCTTGA
- a CDS encoding phosphoribosyltransferase domain-containing protein, whose protein sequence is MTAFNDTQSYQGQISKWKLNSGTLTVTAARGTASLETLFDIAERRNPKRAFLFVSKVLGRHIPVSPSIMRSVYRQLSEQFPTHIPGPVLYIGMAETAVGLAAGVFQETRKQAEAPVFLTSTRHPVEGDLLCEFKENHSHATDHLIYWPEENRLRQRVVNARTLVLIDDEATTGNTFLNLLNALSHAGLNQIEHIVTVTLTDWSGKSVIERCPLPVSTVALIEGNWHWDADISAPIPVMPQVNVTARGDAGIIGKQSWGRLGLDDIQCDIGTEIHAKAGEKVLVLGSSEFVWQPFLLAERLEQEGAQVKFGSTTRSPISCGHAIQSVMSFTDNYGLGIPNFLYNVAHQQFDRILLCLETPKTAVDPALMTQLARVSPIVEIVSYD, encoded by the coding sequence ATGACAGCATTTAATGATACGCAGAGTTATCAAGGCCAGATTTCCAAATGGAAGTTGAACAGCGGGACGTTGACTGTAACGGCAGCCCGTGGCACCGCATCTCTGGAAACCCTGTTTGATATTGCTGAACGCCGTAACCCCAAAAGGGCATTTTTATTTGTCAGCAAGGTATTGGGACGCCACATTCCGGTCAGTCCATCGATCATGCGCTCGGTTTACCGGCAGTTATCTGAACAATTTCCGACCCACATTCCCGGCCCTGTGCTGTATATCGGTATGGCTGAAACGGCAGTTGGGCTGGCAGCCGGGGTTTTTCAAGAAACCCGGAAACAGGCTGAAGCTCCGGTATTTTTGACGTCGACACGTCATCCCGTTGAGGGTGACCTGCTGTGTGAATTTAAAGAAAATCACAGTCATGCCACGGATCATCTGATTTACTGGCCGGAAGAAAACAGATTGCGCCAACGGGTGGTTAATGCCCGTACCCTTGTTCTGATCGATGATGAAGCGACCACGGGAAATACTTTCCTTAATTTACTCAATGCACTGAGTCATGCCGGCCTTAATCAGATTGAACATATCGTCACCGTGACGTTAACAGATTGGAGTGGCAAATCTGTTATAGAACGTTGTCCTCTGCCAGTCTCTACGGTTGCTCTGATCGAGGGAAACTGGCATTGGGATGCAGATATTTCCGCCCCGATCCCCGTCATGCCGCAAGTCAATGTCACGGCGCGGGGAGATGCCGGCATTATTGGTAAGCAGAGTTGGGGACGGCTCGGATTGGATGACATTCAGTGTGATATCGGCACCGAAATTCATGCTAAAGCGGGTGAAAAAGTGCTGGTGCTGGGTTCCAGTGAGTTTGTCTGGCAGCCATTTTTGCTGGCTGAACGGCTGGAGCAGGAAGGCGCACAGGTGAAGTTTGGTTCCACAACCCGCTCTCCCATTTCCTGCGGCCATGCCATTCAGTCAGTGATGTCTTTTACGGATAATTACGGATTGGGGATCCCGAATTTTCTCTACAATGTGGCACATCAGCAATTTGATCGCATACTGCTCTGCCTTGAAACGCCTAAAACCGCCGTCGATCCGGCACTGATGACGCAACTTGCCCGTGTTTCCCCGATTGTCGAGATTGTCTCCTATGATTAA
- a CDS encoding TerD family protein: MISLSKNQSISLAKQSASLAKVDFGLGWDPVSKNKGFLSRMFGGGNDEIDLDASCILLDNAGKTIDTVWFGQLDSLCGSVAHSGDNRTGEGSGDDETISVDLIKLPASVEYLVFTVNSFRGQTFNDVENAFCRVVDQSGKELARYQLDEQGAHTGIIISSLRRNRGQWDFTAHGAACRGRTIDDMYPQIVETVVR, from the coding sequence ATGATTTCGTTAAGCAAAAATCAGTCAATTTCGCTCGCCAAGCAGAGCGCTTCACTGGCTAAAGTTGATTTTGGTCTAGGGTGGGATCCTGTCTCCAAGAACAAAGGCTTTCTGTCTCGTATGTTCGGCGGTGGCAATGACGAAATTGATCTGGATGCCAGCTGCATACTGCTCGATAACGCTGGCAAGACTATCGACACAGTGTGGTTTGGTCAACTGGACTCACTATGTGGTTCCGTGGCACACAGTGGCGATAACAGAACCGGTGAAGGCAGCGGCGATGATGAAACCATCAGTGTCGATCTGATCAAACTGCCTGCCAGTGTCGAATATCTCGTTTTTACCGTTAACAGTTTCCGTGGTCAAACCTTTAATGATGTTGAAAATGCCTTCTGCCGTGTCGTTGACCAAAGCGGCAAAGAGCTGGCTCGCTACCAATTGGATGAGCAGGGCGCCCACACCGGCATTATCATCTCTTCCCTGCGCCGCAATAGGGGTCAATGGGATTTCACGGCACATGGTGCCGCTTGTCGCGGGCGTACTATTGACGATATGTATCCCCAAATCGTTGAGACGGTGGTGCGCTAA